Genomic segment of Kogia breviceps isolate mKogBre1 chromosome 9, mKogBre1 haplotype 1, whole genome shotgun sequence:
TAGTgcccagtagccacatgtggctagtagctaccatattggacagtacagatacagaacatttctatcattgcAGAAGGTTCTTTTGGATAATGCTGCTTTAAACTTGTTGCTTAGGTACGTGATTCATAACCCTTTAAAGTTTTATCCCCTTCAAATGGATGATACTTATTAATTTGCTCACCACACTGAAGTTATTTCAACCCTGAGGTTAAATTGAAGGTACTAGTAATAGTGCAATTAAGATAATTGATCATGGGAAATAAAGCCAGAATGGAGTTCTCAGATTCCTACCAGCTCATCTTATTGGAGGAAgttcttttccccttttattaataaatattgtcTTGAATTCATAGCAgttagaagaaatataaatatattgaaaaacaGAGTACCTGTGTAGAAAATTTCCTGACTTTCTGCATAGTTGATTCAGCTTAGAATTGtattttgttaacattttaaaactttttatttttaagcagatTTTCAGTGAATGGACCTAACTGCACTCTTTGAGATCATCAGTAAGTATGAGTGGTACCAAACCTGATATATTGTGGGCACCACACCAGGTTGATAGATTTGTTGTATGTGACTCAGAACTTAGCCTTTATCATGTGGAATCTACTGTGAATTCAGAATTCAAAGCTGGATCTCTACGTTTATCTGAAGACTCTGCAGCTACATTACTCTCAATAAATTCAGAAACACCCTATATGAAATGTGTTGCCTGGTATCTCAATTATGATCCTGAATGTCTCCTAGCAGTTGGACAAGCAAATGGTCGAGTTGTACTTACAAGTCTTGGTCAAGATCATAACTCAAAGTTCAAAGATTTGATAGGAAAAGAGTTTGTTCCAAAACATGCACGACAATGCAATACTCTTGCATGGAATCCATTGGATAGTAACTGGCTTGCTGCTGGTCTAGATAAACATAGAGCTGACTTTTCAGTGCTGATTTGGGACATCTGCAGCAAATATACGCCTGATACAGTTCCCATGGAGAAAGTAAGACTTTCGGCAGGGGAAACTGAAACAACATTATTAGTAACAAAACCACTTTATGAATTAGGACAGAATGATGCTTGTCTCTCTCTTTGTTGGCTTCCACGAGACCAGAAACTTCTCCTTGCTGGTATGCATCGTAACCTAGCCATTTTTGATCTTCGGAATACAAGCCAAAAGATGTTTGTGAATACAAAAGCTGTTCAGGGCGTGACAGTAGACCCATACTTCCATGATCGTGTTGCTTCCTTTTATGAAGGTCAGGTTGCAATATGGGATCTTAGGAAATTTGAGAAGCCAGTTTTGACTTTGACTGAGCAACCAAAGCCCTTAACAAAAGTAGCATGGTGTCCAACTAGGACTGGCCTGCTTGCCACTTTAACAAGGGATAGTAATATTATTAGATTATATGATATGCAGCACACACCCACTCCCATTGGAGAtgaaactgaacccacaataATTGAAAGAAGTGTGCAACCTTGTGACAATTACATTGCCTCCTTTGCTTGGCATCCAACAAGTCAAAATCGAATGATAGTTGTAACTCCCAACAGAACAATGTCTGACTTCACTGTTTTTGAAAGGATCTCTCTTGCCTGGAGCCCAATTACATCTTTAATGTGGGCTTGTGGTCGTCATTTGTATGAATGTGcggaagaagaaaatgataattccTTAGAAAAAGATATAGCAACGAAAATGCGCCTTCGGGCTTTATCGCGGTACGGACTTGATACAGAGCAGGTGTGGAGAAACCATATTTTAGCGGGAAATGAAGATCCACAGCTCAAGTCACTCTGGTATACTCTGCACTATATCCTTTGCATTGTGAGTTTTGTAAGATGAATTTGGTAGAAATGTTCTTGAAATTTGCCGAAAGGTCAGTCTGTAAATATCGTGCTGAATGTTTTATGTGCAAATGCAAGTTACTTCATACTAAAATTCCAAAGTAAAATTGTTTAAAACTGTTGAAATACTGCTTTGCAGTTTGTGTAGGAGGGAGAAAAATATATCTCTACAATAGAGTAGAACCAACCACCTTCTTGCACTGATGCCTATTATGAATTGGCTccaaatcaaaataaatttagctttgaaatattttattatgcatCATTACTAGTATTTCCTATGCATTTAAATACTTATGAAGCAGTATACAGAAGATATGGATCAGAAATCTCCAGGCAACAAAGGATCATTGGTTTATGCAGGAATTAAATCAATTGTAAAATCATCTTTAGGTaagaaaattctgttttattttctgcagtatgtttataattttttaatttttccctcaAATTTACTTATCTCAGCATagtgtacataaatattttttttgttgtgttgtttttGACTAGATACTTTAAGTGAATTGTTGTGTTAAATGCATAAttgttcttatatttaaaattctttttggaaGGAGTCTTGGTTCGTTGAAGTGATTGACTTTctaaatttattcattaatttattcactaTTATTGGTTTTGAAGACCCACTTTGAAAGATTTATAGGATCCTGGTTGTTAGTTCAGATTTTATCACagtatttgcttttataaaaactaaattaattccAACTGAAGGAGACCCCTTTTTATTTTGCTGCCTAAACCCTCTCACTTAGCTACCCAATGGTAAGTCCTGTATAACTAtgaaatagtctttttttaaaaaaattgccgtagattcagtttccttttttttttttttttttttttcccgtatgcgggcctctcactgttgtggcctctaccgttgcagagcacaggtcccggacgcgcaggctaagcggccatggctcatgggcccagccactccgctgcatgtgggatcttcccagactggggcacgaacccgtcacccctgcatctgcaggtggactctcaaccactgcaccactagggaagcccctcagtttccttttttcctttctttttttaaaaattaatttttattggaatataggtgctttacaatattgtgttactttctgctgtacagcagagtgaatcagttatacatatacatatatctactcttttttagatttccttcccatttaggtcaccacagagcagtgATTAgagttcactgtgctgtacagtaggttctcattagtcattttatatgtagtggtgtatatatgtcaatcccaactcccaattcatccaccaCCACGACCaccccacttccccccttggtaactataagcttgttttctgcatctgtgactctgtttctcctttgcaaataagttcatttttctagattccacgtataagcgatattatatatttgtctttctctttctgacttcactctgtataacaatctctgggtccatccatgtcgctgcaaagggcattattttgttcctttttatggctgagtaatagtccattccATTGCattgatatatctatatctatatctatacacatatatat
This window contains:
- the MIOS gene encoding GATOR2 complex protein MIOS isoform X1, whose amino-acid sequence is MSGTKPDILWAPHQVDRFVVCDSELSLYHVESTVNSEFKAGSLRLSEDSAATLLSINSETPYMKCVAWYLNYDPECLLAVGQANGRVVLTSLGQDHNSKFKDLIGKEFVPKHARQCNTLAWNPLDSNWLAAGLDKHRADFSVLIWDICSKYTPDTVPMEKVRLSAGETETTLLVTKPLYELGQNDACLSLCWLPRDQKLLLAGMHRNLAIFDLRNTSQKMFVNTKAVQGVTVDPYFHDRVASFYEGQVAIWDLRKFEKPVLTLTEQPKPLTKVAWCPTRTGLLATLTRDSNIIRLYDMQHTPTPIGDETEPTIIERSVQPCDNYIASFAWHPTSQNRMIVVTPNRTMSDFTVFERISLAWSPITSLMWACGRHLYECAEEENDNSLEKDIATKMRLRALSRYGLDTEQVWRNHILAGNEDPQLKSLWYTLHFMKQYTEDMDQKSPGNKGSLVYAGIKSIVKSSLGMVESSRHNWSGLDKQTDIQNLNEERILALQLCGWIKKGTDVDVGPFLNSLVQEGEWERAAAVALFNLDIRRAIQILNEGASSEKGDLNLNVVAMALSGYTDEKNSLWREMCSTLRLQLNNPYLCVMFAFLTSETGSYDGVLYENKVAVRDRVAFACKFLSDSQLNRYIEKLTNEMKEAGNLEGILLTGLTKDGVDLMESYVDRTGDVQTASYCMLQGSPLDVLKDERVQYWIENYRNLLDAWRFWHKRAEFDIHRSKLDPSSKPLAQVFVSCNFCGKSISYSCSTVPHQGRGFSQYGVSGSPTKSKVTSCPGCRKPLPRCALCLINMGTPVSSCPGGSKSDEKVDLSKDKKLAQFNNWFTWCHNCRHGGHAGHMLSWFRDHAECPVSACTCKCMQLDTTGNLVPAETVQP
- the MIOS gene encoding GATOR2 complex protein MIOS isoform X2 gives rise to the protein MSGTKPDILWAPHQVDRFVVCDSELSLYHVESTVNSEFKAGSLRLSEDSAATLLSINSETPYMKCVAWYLNYDPECLLAVGQANGRVVLTSLGQDHNSKFKDLIGKEFVPKHARQCNTLAWNPLDSNWLAAGLDKHRADFSVLIWDICSKYTPDTVPMEKVRLSAGETETTLLVTKPLYELGQNDACLSLCWLPRDQKLLLAGMHRNLAIFDLRNTSQKMFVNTKAVQGVTVDPYFHDRVASFYEGQVAIWDLRKFEKPVLTLTEQPKPLTKVAWCPTRTGLLATLTRDSNIIRLYDMQHTPTPIGDETEPTIIERSVQPCDNYIASFAWHPTSQNRMIVVTPNRTMSDFTVFERISLAWSPITSLMWACGRHLYECAEEENDNSLEKDIATKMRLRALSRYGLDTEQVWRNHILAGNEDPQLKSLWYTLHFMKQYTEDMDQKSPGNKGSLVYAGIKSIVKSSLGMVESSRHNWSGLDKQTDIQNLNEERILALQLCGWIKKGTDVDVGPFLNSLVQEGEWERAAAVALFNLDIRRAIQILNEGASSEKGDLNLNVVAMALSGYTDEKNSLWREMCSTLRLQLNNPYLCVMFAFLTSETGSYDGVLYENKVAVRDRVAFACKFLSDSQLNRYIEKLTNEMKEAGNLEGILLTGLTKDGVDLMESYVDRTGDVQTASYCMLQGSPLDVLKDERVQYWIENYRNLLDAWRFWHKRAEFDIHRSKLDPSSKPLAQITVMLGRI